Proteins encoded in a region of the Corallococcus soli genome:
- a CDS encoding anti-sigma factor family protein: MSGLQRRGTDVEPRLDHREARALFLALADEELPPPQAQAVQSHLDDCLECRQGWDRYARTVQRVRTVAREKAPPALASLVAGRVRRQRRFGLRGLHLAHANHRFPVEVLIPLLLAAAVGAFLLMSS, encoded by the coding sequence ATGAGCGGCCTGCAGCGGAGAGGAACGGACGTGGAACCGCGATTGGATCACCGTGAGGCAAGGGCCCTGTTCCTGGCGCTCGCCGACGAAGAGCTGCCCCCGCCCCAGGCCCAGGCGGTGCAAAGCCACCTGGACGACTGCCTGGAGTGCCGGCAGGGGTGGGACCGGTACGCACGCACCGTGCAGCGCGTGCGCACCGTGGCCCGGGAAAAGGCGCCCCCCGCGCTCGCTTCACTGGTCGCGGGCCGCGTCCGCCGGCAGCGCCGGTTCGGCCTGCGCGGGCTGCACCTGGCCCATGCGAATCACCGCTTTCCCGTGGAAGTGCTCATCCCGCTGCTCCTGGCCGCGGCGGTGGGCGCATTTCTTTTGATGTCCTCCTGA
- the lysS gene encoding lysine--tRNA ligase yields the protein MAETDNKTPPGVKSGEAADLGSNVEQEIYQQRLDKADKWRAAGFNPYGNGYRPQHQAAEILAKHDTHSTEDLEKDAPVYDVAGRIVAMRSFGKAAFIKLRDRSGEIQVHVKKDALGDLYEVFKLCDLGDFVAAQGPLFRSKTGELTLSAAKFVPLTKTLRPMPEKWHGLTDVEIRYRQRYLDLISNPDVKQVFLKRSKLVKFIRNFLDGRDFVEVETPMMHPLVTGAAARPFITHHNTFDIDLYMRIAPELYLKRLVVGGMDRVYEINRNFRNEGISTRHNPEFTMLEFYQAYATYEDLMDLTEEMLTGASRHLTGDTKVKYGEHTVDFGQGWKRIPMTEAIREVVPGLSDKDMVDADRLRHELLKTSHAESERRAVENMNHGELVGALFEHHVEHTLVHPTFITQYPTAVSPLARRNDQNPEITDRFELFVAGREIANAFSELNDPLDQKGRFQAQLDAKQRGQQETMDYDEDYIRALEHGMPPTAGEGIGIDRVAMLFTDAASIRDVILFPLLKPLAK from the coding sequence ATGGCCGAGACCGATAACAAGACCCCCCCTGGTGTGAAGAGCGGCGAAGCGGCGGATCTCGGCTCCAACGTGGAGCAGGAGATCTACCAGCAGCGGTTGGACAAGGCCGACAAGTGGCGCGCCGCGGGCTTCAACCCGTACGGCAACGGCTATCGCCCCCAGCACCAGGCGGCGGAGATCCTCGCGAAGCACGACACGCACTCCACCGAGGACCTGGAGAAGGACGCCCCCGTCTACGACGTCGCTGGCCGCATCGTGGCCATGCGCTCGTTCGGCAAGGCCGCGTTCATCAAGCTGCGCGACCGCTCCGGCGAAATCCAGGTGCACGTGAAGAAGGACGCGCTCGGGGACCTCTACGAGGTCTTCAAGCTGTGCGACCTGGGTGACTTCGTCGCGGCCCAGGGCCCGCTGTTCCGCAGCAAGACGGGCGAACTGACGCTGTCCGCCGCGAAGTTCGTGCCGCTCACGAAGACGCTGCGCCCCATGCCGGAGAAGTGGCACGGCCTGACGGACGTGGAGATCCGCTACCGCCAGCGCTACCTGGACCTCATCTCCAACCCGGACGTGAAGCAGGTCTTCTTGAAGCGCAGCAAGCTGGTGAAGTTCATCCGGAACTTCCTCGACGGGCGCGACTTCGTCGAGGTGGAGACGCCGATGATGCACCCGCTGGTGACGGGCGCGGCCGCGCGGCCCTTCATCACGCACCACAACACCTTCGACATCGACCTCTACATGCGCATCGCGCCCGAGCTCTATTTGAAGCGGCTCGTGGTGGGCGGCATGGACCGGGTCTACGAGATCAACCGCAACTTCCGCAACGAAGGCATCAGCACCCGGCACAACCCCGAGTTCACGATGCTGGAGTTCTATCAGGCGTACGCCACGTACGAGGACCTGATGGACCTCACCGAGGAGATGCTCACCGGGGCCTCCCGCCACCTCACCGGCGACACCAAGGTGAAGTACGGCGAGCACACGGTGGATTTCGGCCAGGGCTGGAAGCGCATCCCCATGACGGAGGCCATCCGCGAAGTGGTCCCCGGCCTGTCCGACAAGGACATGGTGGACGCGGACCGGCTGCGTCACGAACTGCTCAAGACGTCCCACGCGGAGTCGGAGCGCCGCGCCGTGGAGAACATGAACCACGGCGAGCTCGTGGGCGCCCTCTTCGAGCACCACGTCGAGCACACGCTGGTTCATCCCACCTTCATCACCCAGTATCCCACCGCCGTCTCGCCGCTGGCCCGCCGCAACGACCAGAACCCGGAAATCACGGATCGCTTCGAGCTCTTCGTCGCCGGCCGGGAAATCGCCAACGCCTTCTCCGAATTGAACGACCCGCTGGACCAGAAGGGCCGCTTCCAGGCCCAGCTGGACGCGAAGCAGCGCGGTCAGCAGGAGACGATGGACTACGACGAGGACTACATCCGCGCCCTGGAACACGGTATGCCTCCCACGGCGGGCGAAGGCATCGGGATTGATCGCGTCGCCATGTTGTTCACGGACGCCGCCAGCATCCGCGACGTGATTCTTTTCCCCCTCCTCAAGCCGCTGGCGAAGTAG
- a CDS encoding Lnb N-terminal periplasmic domain-containing protein has product MPRLSSLTLLSLLGLLLLTSPARAASVPPWGKGESRGEDLSIWLVTFSPGDDVFAWWGHGSLVVEDRARQLQRLYNYGMYSFDDQTVVRFAKGRLEFWVGESSVNGTFRLYKSLGRDVRVQELNLTPEQRVKVAKRLADNVLPENREYLYEHYSDNCVTRLRDMIDSAVGGRLSEAERAPARMNLREHTRRYTAVNPPMSLLLDFMMNDSIDKPITRREEAFLPDELEQQVAELKVPGVDGQPVSLVEKQWDYYLSSRPRPPATPPNFGPWILALGVLLGGSALGLAAWERRGSRAARILLGVENMLVGLVLGIPGLALVVMWVGTDHVVTHHNENLFLANPVTLLAVPYGLRLTWNSVKARARLKWVWGFLAVTGALGVALKVLPWFDQDNWRLIALILPISLGMAGAFWLDRLRARAALREPAATGDGAQVPSLKAS; this is encoded by the coding sequence TCGGTGCCGCCCTGGGGCAAGGGCGAGAGCCGCGGCGAGGACCTGTCCATCTGGCTGGTGACCTTCAGCCCCGGCGATGACGTCTTCGCGTGGTGGGGCCACGGCTCGCTGGTGGTGGAGGACCGCGCCCGGCAGCTGCAGCGGCTCTACAACTACGGGATGTACTCCTTCGACGACCAGACGGTGGTGCGCTTCGCCAAGGGCCGCCTGGAGTTCTGGGTGGGCGAGTCGAGCGTCAACGGCACCTTCCGCCTCTACAAGTCGCTGGGGCGCGACGTGCGCGTGCAGGAGCTCAACCTCACGCCCGAGCAGCGCGTGAAGGTGGCGAAGCGGCTGGCGGACAACGTGCTGCCGGAGAACCGCGAGTACCTGTACGAGCACTACAGCGACAACTGCGTGACGCGCCTGCGCGACATGATCGACTCGGCGGTGGGCGGCCGCCTGAGCGAGGCGGAGCGGGCACCGGCGCGCATGAACCTGCGCGAGCACACGCGGCGCTACACGGCGGTGAACCCGCCCATGAGCCTGCTGCTCGACTTCATGATGAACGACTCCATCGACAAGCCCATCACCCGCCGCGAGGAGGCCTTCCTCCCGGACGAGCTGGAGCAGCAGGTGGCGGAGCTGAAGGTGCCCGGCGTGGATGGGCAGCCGGTGTCGCTGGTGGAGAAGCAGTGGGACTACTACCTGTCGTCGCGTCCCCGCCCGCCGGCCACGCCGCCGAACTTCGGCCCGTGGATCCTCGCCCTGGGCGTGCTCCTGGGCGGCAGCGCGCTGGGGCTCGCCGCGTGGGAGCGCCGGGGCAGCCGCGCGGCGCGCATCCTCCTGGGCGTGGAGAACATGCTGGTGGGGCTGGTGCTGGGCATCCCGGGCCTCGCGCTCGTCGTCATGTGGGTGGGCACCGACCATGTGGTGACGCACCACAACGAGAACCTCTTCCTCGCCAACCCGGTGACGCTGCTGGCCGTGCCGTATGGCCTGCGCCTGACGTGGAACAGCGTGAAGGCGCGCGCGCGGCTCAAGTGGGTGTGGGGCTTCCTCGCGGTGACGGGCGCGCTGGGCGTGGCGCTGAAGGTGCTGCCCTGGTTCGACCAGGACAACTGGCGGCTCATCGCGCTCATCCTGCCCATCTCGCTGGGCATGGCCGGCGCCTTCTGGCTGGACCGGCTGCGCGCCCGCGCGGCGCTCCGGGAACCCGCGGCCACCGGTGACGGCGCGCAGGTGCCCTCGCTCAAGGCCTCCTGA
- a CDS encoding RNA polymerase sigma factor, whose product MASGGVLEVGQQALASAAVPDVRREEQALLVRLRRGDPGAFEELVREHQDRLYDFCFRMVGDREEAHDLVQEIFVSVHQNVRRFREDARLSTWLFRITKNHCLNRLKYLQRRGRGRSDEYDETSAAAIAEGGGAPPQPDAALDAARERARVQRAISQLEPDARMLVALRDIEGLSYDEIVDITELPEGTVKSRLHRAREKLADLLGRFEP is encoded by the coding sequence GTGGCATCGGGCGGAGTGCTCGAAGTCGGACAGCAGGCCCTGGCCAGCGCGGCCGTCCCGGACGTGCGCCGGGAGGAGCAGGCGCTGCTCGTCCGGCTGCGTCGTGGCGACCCGGGGGCCTTCGAGGAGCTGGTGCGCGAGCACCAGGACCGGCTCTACGACTTCTGCTTCCGCATGGTGGGCGACCGCGAGGAGGCCCACGACCTGGTGCAGGAGATCTTCGTCAGCGTGCACCAGAACGTGCGCCGCTTCCGCGAGGACGCGCGGCTGTCCACCTGGCTGTTCCGCATCACCAAGAACCACTGCCTCAACCGGCTGAAGTACCTGCAACGCCGGGGGCGCGGCCGCTCGGACGAATACGACGAGACGAGCGCCGCGGCCATCGCCGAGGGCGGCGGCGCGCCTCCGCAGCCGGACGCCGCCCTGGACGCGGCGCGCGAGCGGGCCCGGGTGCAGCGGGCCATCTCCCAACTGGAACCCGATGCGCGCATGCTGGTGGCGCTGCGCGACATCGAGGGCCTGAGCTACGACGAAATCGTGGACATCACCGAGCTGCCCGAGGGGACCGTGAAGAGCCGGCTCCACCGGGCACGCGAGAAGCTGGCGGACCTGCTGGGGCGGTTTGAGCCATGA
- the prfB gene encoding peptide chain release factor 2 (programmed frameshift) has translation MANDSMEKIHALKERLNALRGHLDLDRKRSRIALIERDSTQPGFWDDNTKAQGLLKEKSTLEASVGAFDKTLRGLDDAQTLLELAAEMNDEASAQEAEGSLASLEAEVAKLELARMLSGPQDHSNCFMDINPGAGGTDSMDWAAMLMRMYTRYGETKGWKVEISDALPGEEAGFKNVSLRIEGENAYGYLKAEVGVHRLVRISPFDANARRQTAFASVDVYPEVDDSIQIDLPEKDYELKFIRGSGAGGQKVNKTSSTAQLRHLPTGIMITCQTERSQSANKDMAFQILRGRLYELEMKKRDAERDAAEAAKKDITFGSQIRSYVLAPYRMVKDLRTGIETGNVDKVLDGDLDEFVTAQLLGVKNPNRNAPAD, from the exons ATGGCGAACGATTCGATGGAGAAGATCCACGCCCTGAAGGAGCGCCTCAACGCGCTCCGGGGGCATCTT GACCTGGACCGCAAGCGGTCCCGCATCGCGCTGATTGAACGTGACTCCACGCAGCCCGGCTTCTGGGACGACAACACCAAGGCCCAGGGGCTGCTGAAGGAGAAGTCCACGCTGGAGGCCAGCGTGGGCGCCTTCGACAAGACGCTGCGCGGCCTGGACGACGCCCAGACGCTGCTGGAGCTGGCGGCGGAGATGAACGACGAGGCGAGCGCGCAGGAGGCGGAAGGCTCGCTCGCGTCGCTGGAGGCGGAGGTCGCGAAGCTGGAGCTGGCGCGGATGCTCTCCGGCCCGCAGGACCACAGCAACTGCTTCATGGACATCAACCCGGGCGCGGGCGGCACGGACTCCATGGACTGGGCCGCCATGCTCATGCGCATGTACACGCGCTACGGCGAGACGAAGGGCTGGAAGGTCGAAATCAGCGACGCGCTGCCGGGCGAAGAGGCGGGCTTCAAGAACGTCTCGCTGCGCATCGAGGGCGAGAACGCCTACGGCTACCTCAAGGCGGAGGTGGGCGTGCACCGGCTCGTGCGCATCAGCCCCTTCGACGCCAACGCCCGCCGGCAGACGGCCTTCGCGTCCGTGGACGTGTACCCGGAGGTCGACGACAGCATTCAAATCGATCTGCCGGAGAAGGACTACGAGCTGAAGTTCATCCGCGGCAGTGGCGCGGGTGGCCAGAAGGTCAACAAGACGTCGTCCACGGCGCAGCTGCGGCACCTGCCCACGGGCATCATGATCACCTGCCAGACGGAGCGCTCGCAGTCGGCCAACAAGGACATGGCCTTCCAGATTCTGCGCGGCCGCCTGTACGAGCTGGAGATGAAGAAGCGCGATGCCGAGCGCGACGCGGCGGAGGCGGCCAAGAAGGACATCACCTTCGGCTCGCAGATCCGCAGCTACGTGCTGGCGCCGTACCGCATGGTCAAGGACCTGCGCACCGGCATCGAAACCGGCAACGTGGACAAGGTGCTGGACGGCGACCTGGACGAGTTCGTCACCGCGCAGCTCCTGGGCGTGAAGAACCCCAACCGCAACGCCCCCGCGGACTGA